From the genome of Marinobacter antarcticus, one region includes:
- the metG gene encoding methionine--tRNA ligase: protein MTQASSKQQRDILVTSALPYANGPIHLGHLLEYIQTDIWVRYQKMRGQNCYYVCADDAHGTAIMLRAEREGITPEQLIDRIREEHQQDFSGFHIRFDNYYTTHSEENRYFSEYIYRQLQNNGHIATRKITQSFDPEKNMFLADRFIKGTCPKCKTEDQYGDNCEACGATYTPAELINPRSAVSGATPIEKESEHYFFKLPEFADFLTKWTRSGALQPQVANKLAEWLDAGLQEWDISRDAPYFGFEIPDAPGKYFYVWLDAPIGYLASFKNLCKREDIDFEHFWKADSTAEVYHFIGKDIINFHALFWPSMLYDAGFRTPTAVWAHGFVTVNGKKMSKSRGTFIMARTYLDHLNPEYLRYYFAGKLTGGVDDMDLNLEDFAARVNSDLVGKVVNIASRSAGFITKRFDGELGEVTEQAKLKEFIEAGKELEAFYEAREFGRAMRRIMELADIANQYVNDEQPWVIAKQEGQDEKLQAICTNALNMFHLLMTYLAPVLPETAKASEDFLNAKLDWNNRSERLENHSIKKFTPLMSRVDMAQIEKMLDASKEEMPAATGKPSQPANPEAIADEIEFDDFAKVDLRVVKIVKAEHVEGADKLLRLTLDLGHGERNVFAGIKSAYNPEDLEGRLTVMVANLKSRKMKFGISEGMVLAAGPGGKDIFILSPDSGATPGMRVM from the coding sequence ATGACGCAAGCGAGTTCAAAGCAACAGCGCGATATTCTGGTTACCAGCGCCCTACCCTACGCCAATGGCCCCATTCACCTGGGCCATCTGCTGGAATATATTCAGACGGATATCTGGGTGCGTTATCAGAAAATGCGAGGCCAAAATTGCTACTACGTTTGCGCCGATGATGCCCATGGCACCGCCATAATGCTTCGTGCAGAGCGTGAAGGTATTACGCCTGAGCAACTGATCGACCGGATTCGTGAAGAGCATCAGCAGGATTTCAGCGGTTTCCACATCCGCTTTGATAACTACTACACCACTCATTCGGAAGAGAACCGCTATTTTTCCGAGTATATCTACCGTCAGTTGCAGAACAACGGGCACATTGCCACACGTAAGATTACCCAGTCCTTTGATCCTGAGAAAAACATGTTTCTCGCGGACCGTTTTATCAAGGGCACCTGTCCGAAGTGCAAAACCGAGGATCAGTACGGCGACAACTGTGAAGCCTGCGGCGCAACTTACACGCCTGCAGAACTGATCAACCCGCGCTCTGCGGTATCCGGCGCCACGCCGATCGAGAAGGAGTCGGAGCACTACTTCTTCAAGTTACCTGAGTTTGCGGACTTTCTGACCAAGTGGACTCGCAGCGGTGCGCTGCAGCCACAGGTTGCCAACAAACTGGCCGAGTGGCTCGATGCAGGTCTTCAGGAATGGGATATCAGCCGCGACGCGCCCTACTTCGGTTTTGAAATTCCGGATGCGCCCGGCAAATACTTCTATGTCTGGCTCGATGCCCCTATCGGTTACCTCGCGAGCTTCAAGAACCTGTGTAAACGGGAAGATATCGATTTTGAGCACTTCTGGAAGGCGGATTCCACCGCTGAGGTTTATCACTTTATCGGTAAGGACATCATCAACTTCCACGCCCTGTTCTGGCCGTCGATGCTTTACGATGCCGGCTTCCGCACGCCAACGGCGGTCTGGGCGCACGGTTTCGTTACGGTCAATGGCAAGAAGATGTCCAAGTCCCGGGGCACCTTCATCATGGCCCGCACGTATCTGGATCACCTGAACCCCGAATACCTGCGTTATTACTTTGCCGGCAAGCTAACGGGCGGCGTGGATGACATGGACCTGAATCTGGAAGATTTTGCCGCCAGGGTGAACTCGGATCTGGTTGGCAAGGTGGTCAACATCGCCAGCCGCAGTGCGGGCTTCATTACCAAGCGTTTCGATGGAGAGCTTGGCGAGGTGACCGAACAGGCTAAACTGAAAGAGTTCATTGAAGCCGGTAAAGAGCTAGAAGCTTTCTACGAGGCCCGGGAGTTTGGCCGTGCCATGCGCCGCATCATGGAGCTGGCCGACATCGCCAACCAGTACGTAAACGATGAGCAGCCCTGGGTGATCGCGAAGCAGGAAGGCCAGGACGAAAAACTGCAGGCCATCTGCACCAACGCTCTTAACATGTTCCACCTGTTGATGACGTACCTTGCCCCGGTATTGCCAGAGACTGCAAAAGCGTCAGAAGACTTTCTGAACGCGAAGCTGGACTGGAACAACCGCAGCGAGCGGCTGGAAAACCACAGCATCAAGAAGTTCACGCCATTGATGAGCCGGGTGGACATGGCGCAGATCGAAAAAATGCTGGATGCCTCGAAAGAGGAAATGCCCGCAGCGACCGGCAAACCGTCTCAGCCCGCCAATCCGGAAGCGATTGCAGATGAAATAGAATTTGATGATTTCGCGAAAGTGGATCTCCGAGTCGTTAAGATAGTGAAAGCAGAACATGTTGAAGGGGCAGACAAGCTTCTTCGCCTGACGCTTGATCTGGGGCATGGCGAACGCAACGTGTTTGCTGGTATCAAGTCTGCCTACAATCCTGAAGATCTTGAGGGACGCCTTACCGTAATGGTCGCCAACCTCAAGTCCCGGAAAATGAAATTTGGCATTTCGGAAGGCATGGTTCTGGCAGCCGGCCCGGGGGGCAAGGATATCTTTATTCTGTCTCCGGATTCGGGTGCGACGCCCGGCATGCGGGTGATGTAA